The DNA segment CTCCAGGCCGTGGCGGTCAGTTCTGTCGTGCTGCTGGTGCATATGCACAGCTCGTTGCTAAAGAAGGTAAATATGCTCTCTTGCGTATGCCTTCCGGTGAAGTTCGCAAGGTTCTCTTGACCTGTATCGCAACTGTTGGTCAGGTTGGTAACGTAACTCACGAAAAAATTCGCATCGGTAAAGCTGGTCGTAACCGCTGGCTCGGTAACCGTCCGAAAGTTCGTGGTGTTGCAATGAACCCTATCGATCACCCACTCGGTGGTGGTGAAGGTCGTAGCTCCGGTGGTCGCCATCCGGTTACCCCATGGGGCGTACCTACCAAAGGCTACAAGACTCGCGACAAGAAGAAAGCTTCCAACAAGCTTATCGTTAAGCGTCGCGGTCAGAAGTAGGAGTAGAAAATGCCTAGGTCTCTTAAAAAAGGTCCTTTTGTCGACGACCATCTTCTCCGAAAAGTTGAGAAGGCTCAGGAAAGTGGCGATCGCCGCGTGATCAAGACTTGGTCCCGTCGTTCCATGATTCTTCCTGAAATGGTAGGCCTTACTTTTGCGGTTCACAACGGTAAGAAATTTATCCCAGTATTCGTGACTGAAAACATGGTAGGTCACAAACTCGGTGAATTCTCCCCGACCCGCACTTACTACGGCCATGCTGCCGACAAAAAGAGCAAGGCTAAACGCTAGGGCAGGTGAAGTAATATGCAAGCTCAAGCAACCGCCAAGTTCGTACGCGTATCTACACGCAAAACCCGTCTTGTTGCTAAAAACATCGTGGGTCTGCCAGTAGAAGACGCTGTAAATATCCTTAAGTTCACCCCGAACAAAGGTGCAGCTGTAATTAATAAAGTGCTGCACTCTGCAATCGCCAACGCCGAACAGGTGCCTGGCTCTGATGTGGATGCTCTCGTGGTGAAACAGGTTATCGTCAACGAGGGTCCAACCTGGAAACGCTTTATGCCTCGTGCACAGGGTCGCGCAACTCGCATCCTGAAGCGTACCAGCCACATCACTGTCATTCTCGAAGAAAGTTAGGATACAGTTATGGGACAGAAAGTACATCCATATGGTTTCCGTCTTGGTTTTAACAAGAACTGGAGATCCCGCTGGTTCAGCAAAAAAGAATATCCTGCCTTTGTCTTCGAAGATAGCAAGATTCGTAAGTACGTAAAAAAGGCCCTGTATCATGCAGGTATTGCTGACATTGAAATCGAACGTGCTGGCGGAAAAGTTCGTCTTATTCTTAGCACAGCACGTCCGGGTATTGTCATCGGCCGTAAGGGCGTAGAAATCGAAAAGCTTCGTGCTGATCTTCGTGGCAAATTTAAGCGCGAATTCTCTATCGAAGTAAACGAAATCCGTCGCCCTGAAACCAATGCTCAGCTTGTAGCTGAAAACGTTGCTATGCAGCTGGAACGCCGTGTTGCTTTCCGCCGCGCTATGAAACGCACCGTTTCTATGGCTCGCAAGTTTGGCGCAGAAGGTATCAAAGTGTCTTGTGCTGGCCGTCTGGCAGGCGCCGAAATCGCACGTACCGAATGGTACCGTGAAGGTCAGGTTCCGCTTCAGACTCTGCGCGCTGATATCGACTACGGTTTTGCAGAAGCTTCTACCACTTACGGTATCATCGGTATTAAAGTCTGG comes from the Halodesulfovibrio marinisediminis DSM 17456 genome and includes:
- the rpsS gene encoding 30S ribosomal protein S19 is translated as MPRSLKKGPFVDDHLLRKVEKAQESGDRRVIKTWSRRSMILPEMVGLTFAVHNGKKFIPVFVTENMVGHKLGEFSPTRTYYGHAADKKSKAKR
- the rpsC gene encoding 30S ribosomal protein S3, with the protein product MGQKVHPYGFRLGFNKNWRSRWFSKKEYPAFVFEDSKIRKYVKKALYHAGIADIEIERAGGKVRLILSTARPGIVIGRKGVEIEKLRADLRGKFKREFSIEVNEIRRPETNAQLVAENVAMQLERRVAFRRAMKRTVSMARKFGAEGIKVSCAGRLAGAEIARTEWYREGQVPLQTLRADIDYGFAEASTTYGIIGIKVWIYKGEILDSEVGQ
- the rplV gene encoding 50S ribosomal protein L22; the encoded protein is MQAQATAKFVRVSTRKTRLVAKNIVGLPVEDAVNILKFTPNKGAAVINKVLHSAIANAEQVPGSDVDALVVKQVIVNEGPTWKRFMPRAQGRATRILKRTSHITVILEES